From the genome of Miscanthus floridulus cultivar M001 chromosome 10, ASM1932011v1, whole genome shotgun sequence, one region includes:
- the LOC136486502 gene encoding disease resistance protein RPM1-like: protein MAEAVVGVLIGKLGAALAKEAATYGASLLCMEASALKGLFGEIRKAEKEFESMKAYLRQAEKFKDTDETTGIFTKNIRELSFQIEDVVDEFMYKLEDDKHGGFAAKMKKRIKHVKVWHRLAHKLRDINVELEEAAKRRARYVIPGMQGQAGRGDHARPTNQNLCFAREDDVVGIEDNATKLKQWLIGDLEEKNYKIATVWGMGGVGKTTLVDHVYKIVKLDFDAAAWVTVSKSYQFEDLLKRIAREFSIVTDATNMEIRGLVEIIRKHLEGKRYILVLYDVWEKDVWINNIMEVFPTNCTSRFVLTSRKFEVASLATSNCRIELEPLGDKHSWELFCKAAFRSSDDKRCPSELQDLAVKFLQKCEGLPIAIACIGRLLSVKQPTYSEWDSVYMDLELQSNNNVIQGVDSILKVSLEDLPHELKNCFLHCAIFPEDYKLGRRRLIRHWITSGFIKEKENKTLEQVAEGYLNDLVNRSLLQVVMKNEFGRLRCCRMHDIIRHFALDKAAKECFCTAYEGHGTFSVHETRRLSINSTNIVPLNQSGVMQLRAIYVFTSSVDIDLLRPILASSTLLSTLDLQGTKIKMLPNEVFSLFNLRFLGLRYTGIETLPEAVGRLQNLEVLDALDTGLLSLPKDVGKLKKLRYLYATVSVHEGSFWRQGGVKVPRGIIKNLTGLHALQRVKASSETLRDVAALTDLRTFAVDDVTSEHSLVLRSALQNMSSLVHLSIGMSNENEALPLEQLSLPETLSKLVLIGQLEKKRMPELLSSWLHLNCLTRLSLMLSKLDENSFPNLMVLRNLCSLNLFKAYEGKTLCFSVQSFPRLRELFIWDAPQLSQVEIEEGALGSLVELRFAGCPELKRLPHGIEYLTTLDELYLEDAADELIKIIRQEGEANECNEELMKISHIRMVDFKSTEKNFWRRIVNRERNAFAG, encoded by the coding sequence ATGGCGGAAGCCGTCGTGGGAGTGCTGATCGGCAAGCTAGGTGCAGCCTTGGCGAAAGAAGCAGCAACCTATGGAGCATCCCTGCTTTGCATGGAAGCTTCAGCCCTCAAGGGTCTTTTTGGCGAGATCCGCAAAGCTGAGAAAGAATTTGAGAGCATGAAGGCCTACTTGCGTCAGGCAGAGAAGTTCAAGGATACCGACGAGACCACTGGCATCTTCACCAAGAATATCAGGGAACTATCTTTCCAGATCGAGGATGTTGTCGATGAGTTCATGTACAAGCTTGAGGACGACAAGCATGGAGGATTTGCAgccaagatgaagaagaggatcaAGCATGTTAAGGTTTGGCACCGTCTAGCTCATAAGCTCCGTGATATCAATGTCGAACTTGAAGAAGCTGCAAAGAGAAGGGCACGTTATGTCATCCCAGGTATGCAGGGACAGGCTGGGAGGGGTGATCATGCCAGACCCACCAATCAAAATTTGTGTTTTGCAAGGGAAGATGATGTAGTGGGTATTGAAGATAATGCAACCAAGCTCAAGCAGTGGCTAATAGGTGATCTAGAAGAAAAGAACTACAAAATAGCCACAGTATGGGGAATGGGTGGCGTAGGTAAAACTACTTTGGTTGACCATGTCTACAAAATTGTGAAACTGGATTTTGATGCAGCAGCCTGGGTAACAGTGTCAAAGAGTTACCAGTTTGAAGACTTGCTAAAGAGAATTGCTAGAGAGTTTAGCATCGTAACTGATGCTACTAACATGGAAATTAGAGGTTTAGTTGAGATCATCCGGAAACATCTTGAAGGTAAAAGGTATATCTTGGTTCTTTATGACGTTTGGGAAAAGGATGTATGGATTAACAATATCATGGAAGTCTTTCCAACTAATTGTACCAGCCGGTTTGTTCTCACATCAAGAAAGTTTGAAGTTGCATCATTGGCAACTAGCAATTGCAGAATTGAGCTGGAACCTCTAGGAGATAAGCACTCTTGGGAGTTATTCTGCAAAGCAGCTTTTCGGAGTAGTGATGACAAAAGGTGCCCGTCAGAGTTACAGGATTTGGCTGTAAAGTTCTTACAAAAGTGTGAAGGCTTGCCTATTGCCATTGCATGCATAGGACGTCTATTGTCtgtcaaacaaccaacatactcTGAATGGGATAGTGTGTACATGGATCTAGAATTGCAGTCAAATAATAATGTGATCCAAGGAGTCGATAGTATTCTAAAAGTAAGCTTGGAGGACCTTCCGCATGAACTAAAGAATTGCTTCTTACATTGTGCAATATTTCCTGAGGATTATAAATTGGGGAGGCGAAGATTAATTAGGCACTGGATTACatctggattcatcaaggaaaagGAGAACAAAACACTagaacaagtggcagagggatACTTGAATGATCTTGTAAACCGAAGCTTGCTACAAGTCGTGATGAAGAATGAATTCGGACGACTGAGGTGTTGCCGAATGCATGATATCATCCGCCATTTTGCCCTTGACAAAGCAGCAAAAGAATGCTTTTGTACAGCTTATGAGGGCCATGGGACATTTTCAGTACATGAAACACGCAGACTGTCAATAAATAGCACCAATATTGTACCGCTGAATCAATCTGGTGTGATGCAGCTCCGTGCAATCTATGTTTTTACAAGTTCTGTTGATATCGATTTGTTGAGGCCTATCCTTGCATCCTCAACATTGTTGTCAACATTGGATCTTCAAGGTACTAAAATCAAGATGCTCCCTAATGAGGTCTTCAGCTTGTTTAATCTGCGTTTCTTGGGTCTCCGTTATACTGGAATTGAGACTCTACCAGAGGCTGTTGGAAGATTGCAAAACTTAGAAGTACTAGATGCATTAGACACTGGTCTACTATCTTTACCAAAGGATGTAGGAAAACTGAAGAAGCTTAGGTACCTATATGCAACTGTAAGTGTCCATGAAGGATCTTTCTGGCGTCAGGGTGGAGTAAAGGTGCCTAGGGGCATAATAAAGAACCTGACAGGACTGCATGCTCTTCAAAGGGTTAAAGCTAGCTCAGAGACTCTCCGTGATGTTGCAGCTTTGACGGATTTACGAACATTTGCAGTTGATGACGTGACAAGTGAGCACTCGTTAGTCCTGCGCAGTGCTCTCCAGAACATGAGCAGTCTCGTCCATTTGTCAATTGGTATGTCAAACGAAAACGAAGCATTGCCATTGGAACAACTTAGTTTACCAGAAACTCTTAGTAAACTCGTACTGATAGGGCAGCTGGAAAAGAAACGGATGCCTGAGCTTCTCTCCTCCTGGTTGCACCTTAACTGTCTCACTCGTTTATCTCTGATGTTATCCAAACTTGATGAGAACTCATTTCCTAACCTCATGGTGCTGCGTAATTTATGCTCACTTAATCTTTTTAAGGCTTACGAGGGAAAGACATTATGCTTCTCCGTACAGTCATTTCCTAGACTGAGAGAACTATTTATATGGGATGCTCCGCAGCTCAGCCAAGTAGAAATAGAAGAAGGTGCACTAGGAAGCCTCGTTGAGCTACGGTTTGCAGGGTGCCCAGAACTGAAGCGCCTCCCTCATGGCATTGAGTATCTTACAACGCTCGATGAATTATATTTGGAAGATGCTGCTGATGAGCTTATAAAGATCATTAGGCAGGAAGGTGAAGCAAATGAATGCAATGAAGAGCTAATGAAGATTAGCCACATTAGAATGGTTGATTTTAAATCAACTGAGAAAAACTTTTGGCGAAGAATTGTAAATAGAGAAAGGAATGCATTCGCTGGCTGA
- the LOC136490031 gene encoding disease resistance protein RPM1-like: MAEAVVGVLIGKLGAALAKEAATYGASLLCKEASALKGLFDEIRKAEKEFESMKAYLRQAEKFKDTDETTGIFTKNIRELSFQIEDVVDEFMYKLEDDKHGGFAAKMKKRIKHVKVWHRLAHKLRDINVELEEAAKRRARYVLPGMQGHAGKGDHHARATNQNLCFAREDDVVGIEDNATKLKQWLVGDLKEKNYKIATVWGMGGVGKTTLVDHVYKIVKPDFDVAAWVTVSQSYQVEDLLKRIAREFGIITDAINMEIRSLVEIIRKHLEGKRYILVLDDVWEKDVWINIMEVFPTKCSRRFVMTSRKLEVASLATSNCTIEMEPLGYKHSLELFCRLTFSNSDDRRCPLELLDLAVKFLQKCEGLPIAIACIGRLLSFKQRTYSEWDSVYKELELQSSNNVMQGVDSILKVSLEDLPYELKNCFLHCAMFPEDYELNRRRSIRHWITSGFIKVKENKTLEQVAEGYLNDLVNRSLLQVVRKNESGRVKCCRMHDVIRHLALDKAAKECFGKVYEGHGTFSVDGTRRLSIKSTNIVPLNPSGATHLRAIYVFTSSAVDLLRTILASTTLLSTLDLQGTEIKSLPNEVFSLFNLRFLGLRYTGIETLPEAVGRLQNLEVLDAAGTGMLSLPKNVAKLKKLRYLYATVKVAERRVMRNYGVKVPRGIIKNLTRLHALQKVKACSETLRDVAALTELRTFSVDELTSEHWSSLSSALLNMSNLVHLSITTLNENEVLTVEELRLPETLCKLHLRGQLEKKQMPRILSSWMNLKNLTRLSLSFSKLDENSFPSLMVLRNLCLLWLLNAYDGKTLCFSAQSFPRLRELHILGARELSQVEIEEDALGSLVKLHFSGCPEMKRLPRGIKDLSKLDELCLDDAADELIKILRQEGEANGCKEELMKISHIRVVLFSATGEDFWHRIVTRVGNAFAG, from the coding sequence ATGGCGGAAGCCGTCGTGGGAGTGCTGATCGGCAAGCTAGGTGCAGCCTTGGCGAAAGAAGCAGCAACCTATGGAGCATCCCTGCTTTGCAAGGAAGCTTCAGCCCTCAAGGGTCTTTTTGATGAGATCCGCAAAGCTGAGAAGGAATTTGAGAGCATGAAGGCCTACTTGCGTCAGGCAGAGAAGTTCAAGGATACCGACGAGACCACTGGCATCTTCACCAAGAATATCAGGGAACTATCTTTCCAGATCGAGGATGTTGTCGATGAGTTCATGTACAAGCTTGAGGACGACAAGCATGGAGGATTTGCAgccaagatgaagaagaggatcaAGCATGTCAAGGTTTGGCACCGTCTAGCTCACAAGCTCCGTGATATCAATGTCGAGCTTGAAGAAGCTGCAAAAAGGAGGGCACGTTATGTCCTCCCAGGAATGCAGGGACATGCTGGGAAGGGCGATCATCATGCCAGAGCCACGAATCAAAATTTGTGTTTTGCAAGGGAAGATGATGTGGTTGGTATTGAAGATAATGCAACCAAGCTCAAACAGTGGCTAGTAGGTGATCTGAAGGAAAAGAACTACAAAATAGCCACAGTGTGGGGAATGGGCGGTGTAGGTAAAACTACTTTGGTTGACCATGTCTACAAGATTGTGAAACCGGATTTTGATGTTGCAGCCTGGGTAACTGTGTCACAGAGTTACCAAGTTGAAGACTTGCTAAAGAGGATTGCAAGAGAGTTTGGCATCATAACTGATGCTATTAACATGGAAATTAGAAGCTTAGTTGAGATCATCCGGAAACATCTTGAAGGTAAAAGGTATATCTTGGTTCTTGATGATGTCTGGGAAAAGGATGTATGGATTAATATAATGGAAGTCTTTCCAACTAAATGTAGCAGACGATTTGTTATGACATCAAGAAAGCTTGAAGTTGCATCATTGGCAACTAGTAATTGCACAATTGAGATGGAACCTCTAGGATATAAGCACTCTTTGGAGTTATTCTGCAGATTAACTTTCAGTAATAGTGATGATAGAAGGTGCCCATTAGAGTTATTGGATTTGGCTGTAAAGTTCTTACAAAAGTGTGAAGGCTTGCCTATTGCCATTGCATGCATAGGACGTCTATTGTCTTTCAAACAACGGACATACTCTGAATGGGATAGTGTGTACAAGGAGCTAGAATTGCAGTCTAGTAATAATGTGATGCAAGGAGTCGATAGTATTCTAAAAGTCAGCTTGGAGGACCTTCCATATGAACTAAAGAATTGCTTCTTACATTGTGCAATGTTTCCAGAGGATTATGAACTGAACAGGCGAAGGTCAATTAGGCACTGGATTACTTCTGGATTCATCAAGGTAAAGGAGAACAAGACACTAGAACAAGTGGCAGAGGGTTACTTGAATGATCTTGTAAACCGAAGCCTACTACAAGTTGTGAGAAAAAATGAATCTGGACGTGTGAAATGTTGCCGAATGCATGACGTTATCCGCCATCTTGCCCTTGACAAAGCGGCAAAAGAATGTTTTGGTAAAGTTTATGAGGGCCATGGGACATTTTCGGTAGATGGAACACGTAGACTATCAATAAAGAGTACCAATATTGTACCACTGAATCCATCTGGTGCGACACATCTTCGTGCAATCTATGTTTTTACTAGTTCGGCTGTTGATTTGCTGAGGACTATCCTTGCATCCACAACATTGTTGTCAACATTGGATCTACAAGGTACTGAAATCAAGAGTCTCCCTAATGAGGTCTTCAGCTTGTTTAATCTGCGTTTCTTGGGTCTCCGTTATACTGGAATTGAGACTCTACCAGAGGCTGTTGGAAGATTGCAAAATTTAGAAGTACTGGATGCAGCTGGCACTGGTATGCTATCTTTACCAAAGAATGTAGCAAAACTGAAGAAGCTTAGGTACCTATATGCAACTGTAAAGGTTGCTGAACGACGTGTCATGCGTAACTATGGAGTAAAGGTGCCTAGGGGCATAATAAAGAACTTGACAAGACTGCATGCTCTGCAAAAGGTTAAAGCCTGCTCAGAGACCCTACGTGATGTTGCAGCTTTGACGGAGTTACGCACATTTTCTGTTGACGAATTGACAAGTGAACACTGGTCAAGCTTGAGTAGTGCCCTCCTGAACATGAGCAATCTTGTCCATTTGTCTATTACAACATTAAATGAAAATGAAGTATTGACAGTGGAAGAACTCCGTTTACCAGAAACTCTATGTAAACTTCATCTCAGAGGGCAGCTGGAAAAGAAACAGATGCCTCGGATTCTGTCATCCTGGATGAACCTTAAAAACCTCACTAGATTATCTCTGTCAttctccaaacttgatgagaacTCTTTTCCTAGCCTCATGGTGCTGCGTAATTTATGCCTTCTTTGGCTTTTAAATGCTTATGATGGAAAGACATTATGCTTCTCTGCACAGTCATTTCCTAGACTGAGAGAACTACATATATTGGGTGCTCGGGAGCTCAGCCAAGTAGAAATAGAAGAAGATGCACTGGGAAGTCTTGTTAAGCTACATTTTTCAGGGTGCCCAGAAATGAAGCGCCTCCCTCGTGGCATTAAGGACCTTTCAAAGCTCGATGAATTATGTTTGGATGATGCTGCTGATGAGCTTATAAAGATCCTTCGGCAGGAAGGTGAAGCAAATGGATGCAAGGAAGAGCTAATGAAGATTAGCCACATTAGAGTGGTTCTTTTTAGTGCAACTGGGGAAGACTTTTGGCATAGAATTGTAACCAGAGTAGGAAATGCATTCGCTGGCTGA